Sequence from the Lasioglossum baleicum chromosome 9, iyLasBale1, whole genome shotgun sequence genome:
GATACACTGCAATCGACGAATCAACTTTCGATCGGTCGAACGCTTGATAGATCGAACACTCGAATCTACGATTCGATAAATTTAAATGTATCATCGCTTACCTATATATATAAATCAAATATACTTCCATATTGGACaagtatttgaaaaatttctttttcaaaattcgaacCTAAAGAATCTGCAGAATACAAATCAAGTTTAtgcaatgaaaaagaaaaaaaatatacgttgaagaaaagagaaaaaagggGAACGTATAATGGTTCTGTTTTTATTTCTTGTTTGATAAAGTTGTAGATATATGTATTTCTTTGTTCTTTATGACTGTGGAATATTCAATTTTACTTACCTATACATATACCATACTATACAGTGAAAGTGCATGTGGCCGTGATCCTCATGTGGGTTACTAAAATTTGAAAGGTTATTCTCGATTGAAAAGAACTTAATTAGTAATTAATATGGGTAAGAAAGacaagaataaaaagaaaataagcGGCAGCGAGAAAACTGCATTGAAAACCGAAAAGAAATTGAACTCGAAACAGAAAAAGGAATTAGCCGCACTCGGTGAGGTTAGTTGAACGTGTGAAAACAATCAGTCGCGAAAGACCTAAATATGTAATAACATTCATAAATGTAATTGATTTCTTTCGTTTTAGGATGACATTGAAAGTGTGATTGCCCAAATTGAAAAGGAAGAAGCCCGAAGACAACGTGTCGTTGAGAAGACGGTGGAACCGCCGTCCCGACGTGTCAATTTTAGTTTAACAGCGCATCCTTTTAAAGATGAGCTTATTATGTTCGGAGGAGAATTTCATGATGGACGAACGGTATTTCAAGAAATATCTTCTGCATATTTTCGTACAATCGCAGCCTAAGTTATAatacttatttataatttaacatTTCTACTTAGACGCTTGTTTATGGTGACATGTTTACATATAACATAAACAAAAATGAATGGATCGTAGTAAAAGCACCCGGAGGTCCCCCTCCACGCTGTGGCCACCAAATGGTAGCAACGCAGACGAGTAAGGGAGAACTATGGATATTCGGTGGTGAATTTTCCAGTCCATCGGAATCACAATTTTATCACTATAAAGACTTGTGGGTTTATCGGATTGGAGATAAGAAATGGGAAAAAATTCAGTACGTTCATACTTTGTAATATATTTAAGTAAAATCATTATTTCATtatcaatttaattaaatttgaataGGGCTCCTGGAGGTCCATCGGCTAGAAGCGGTCACAGAATGGCCCATGTAAAAAGACAATTGATAGTTTTTGGGGGATTTCACGATAATTTAAGAGACTATAAATACTTTAATGATGTGCACGTATTTCACCTCGAAACATATACTTGGCAAAAGATTGAATTATCTGGTAATAATATAACGGATAACATATGAGAAGTTAGAAACTATTCttcattattatatttattattcattaacaTTCTAtgataatgaaattatcaaATTTTAGGTAATCCACCGTTTCCAAGATCTGGCTGTATAGTGCTGCCAACacctgaaaataagattctcgTATATGGTGGTTACAGtaaggaaaaagaaaagaaagatgtTGATAAAGGACATGTTCATAACGATATGTTTCTGATGACTCCCGAAAGTAAGCTATTTCATAAAGTAGTGTCCTACACGTAAATCAGATTGAAAATCTTATGAATAAGTTGATTTTTGAATTTAGAGAACGATCAAACAGGCTTAAAGTGGAAATGGGTGTCTGTAAAACAGACTGGAGCCAAACCATCGCCTCGTTGTAGTGCATCGGCTATTCTAGTGCAACCAAATTTAGCTTATATGTTTGGTGGAGTTTTCGACGAAGAAGATAACGAGGAAGAACTTCATGGAACATTTTATAATGACCTGGTAGCTTTAGACTTGGACAAACTACAATGGCACACGGGTAAGGGTAATCGATTACGACACAATCGTTTGCCTACTGTTACGACGCTTTGACTAATAGTTTTGTAGTTACTTTCAGTAATGGTAACTGGTAAGAAAGACGCGACCGCACGACGTCGCAGAAGAAAAGTTAAAGAAGACGCGGGAGAAGAAAGTAATGGCGAAAATGAAGAAGATAGCGATGATGACATTGAAAAATCATCGCCTGAGCCTATTCCTAATCAATCTACGGTTATAGAGGATGGGATATTTACAATGACAGTAGGACCAACTCCGACTGGATCTGCTACGCAAAAGAAAGACAGTGTCCAGGAAAATACGTTTGTACCATGTCCAAGAATAAATCCAGGCCTTGCTATAAAGCAGAATGTTTTATACATGTATGGGGGTATGGTGGAAGATGGAGACCGTCAGTATACGCTGAACGATTTCTACAGTTTAGGTATgtacaatatacatacatatgttatAACATACTTCATTTTTTATCTGTATACGCATCTGTGTACAAACTATCTTACATAACGTTCTTATTTTATGTTTCTAGATTGCCGTAAGCTAGACGAATGGAGGACGATAATAAAGGATGATTTATCTTCGCAAACTTGGTTCGACTCGAGCAGTTCAAGCTCGGAAGACGAAAACAGCGATACCAGCGATGAAGATGAAAACAACAGTAACAGTGATCGTATGGACGTTCATGAAAATTGATGTACATGTTGTGTTTGTGGTACTATAATGTTATGAACTTTTTCTGAAATATgttgttttctttctttcttcttcttttataaCCACAAGTAATGTTAACAAATTAAGCTTCTAAACTGGCCTTCTGTTGCGACATCTTATTATCTATATTTTCTTTCACTTTCTCCAAAACCAAAGGATCCTGGAAACAAACGTATGTAAATACATACAGTAGTACATATAACAAACGACAtaacatataaatataaaagtttcACCTGCGCGGTAATAAACAACACACATTGAGAACTTGAGCAATAATATACACCATTCTTGTCTTCTTTATCGTGATTGCTTTTCAAAGATGTATAAATATTCGAGATTTTGCTTCCTCCTTTAATCAAGTGtataatttcattgtaaaaatgAAAATCTTCAGGATCGCAAGCTACAATGTggactaaaaataaaatatttcttaatgTTTCAGTAAAATAGTACCTTTTGTCGCAATCACAACAAATTACCTTCTGGGTTCATTTTTTTACTAACATGAGCTGTGATGCTCCTTATTTCTAATATCATATCTATTACTTTCTGTATTCTTTGATCGAGAATGTCATCCTTCCAGGTATTGAACTATGTCAACAATAACAAACATGATATCGAAATGTCGtaatgttttactgttttaaagcTCAATTAGATACTACCTGTTGTGGCATTGGATATGGTGCTTCCATTAACGATGGCACTGGtaaaaattcggaaaatttATTTGACAACCTGGTATACAATTCATCAGCAAAGAATGGTGTTATTGGAGAAATCAATCGTAACGAAACTTCCAAGCAGGTTCTCAAGCTGTATGTATGACTTTGCATAACATTTGAATTTTCAGTTTTGAATCCCCACTTTGTAGCCTCCTAAGTAGTTATGAATACAATGAGTTAATTATTctctaatacatatatgtaaagcATCTGTTTTGTTCTTTAGTATGGACTtaccaaataaaaatcgcaaaatcgATAGTATAAGAACGATTTTATTGATATGATAGCTTTATGAAAATCTCGTTGTGAAAACGAGTCGTTAACTGCCTCGACTGTTGCGGATAATTGACTTAAAATCCAACGGTCCATAACTGTTAGACATTCTGGTTGCTGACATTGTTTTCCGCTTGTCGTCAGTATGATATATTTGCTTGCTTGccaaattttattacaaaagaATTTATTTGTCTCGCACTCCATCATatcgaaattgattttttcatCTATACAGAGACAAAATAGATCGAAAAAGAGAGATAAAACATTCTGAAAATACATGTACATGTATCTGCATATACTTGTAGATGTATTAACATAGATAGAACGTGTACCGACTTTTAACATTATGGCTGCATAATGTCATACGTAGAGCATCGGCACCGCATTCTTTTATTCCGTTAGGAAACATCTTTTTATTTCCAGATACCATTCGttcaaattcctttttactAAGAATGCCTGAATTATAGCTTTCCTTCATTTGTTCATTAAGATCCTATTTGTTCCAAGATTTTCaagtaattaatataattacaaaCATATACATTAACACTTACTTTTACTGTAGCACcgttaataatattttctgGTGAAATAACATTTCCAAGTGTTTTAGACATTTTCTTCCCGTAGGCATCGCATAAAATACCATGTAAAAGTACTTTCTAAAAAGAATGTAAATTATTACTCAAAAATTTAGAGTATCCTTCATTAtttagattattattattatatcaaatttttaaaatcatgaTTTGCTCGAAATGTTTGCGAGGCAGCATACGAGTTTCAGTTGGAAAGAAGTCTTACATTGAATGGTAGACAATCGGTTAACTCCAATCCTAGCATAGCCATTCGCGCAACCCAGAAAAATAAGATATCGTGTCCAGTTTCCATTAATGTTAACGGATAGTAGCTcttaaaatccgttgtctaaaAATACATTTACGACACGTTTAACGACAATGTCGTACACCTATTAGAGCATGTATACAATACAGGGTGCTCTAGTTAAGTATATTATAAGttgtatacatattgtatagtaGTCCGTGTATTATACCTGTTTTGGCCATCCTAATACAGCAAAAGGAAGAATCGCAGAAGAAAACCATGTGTCTAGTACATCCTCATCCTGACTTAATTTCACACCGGACCCATAGGTGTTTTGAGCAATAATTCGCGCATCACTTTCAGTGCGAGCAATTATCCATTCGACTTTGTCTCCGATCGTAATGCT
This genomic interval carries:
- the LOC143212237 gene encoding kelch domain-containing protein 4; protein product: MGKKDKNKKKISGSEKTALKTEKKLNSKQKKELAALGEDDIESVIAQIEKEEARRQRVVEKTVEPPSRRVNFSLTAHPFKDELIMFGGEFHDGRTTLVYGDMFTYNINKNEWIVVKAPGGPPPRCGHQMVATQTSKGELWIFGGEFSSPSESQFYHYKDLWVYRIGDKKWEKIQAPGGPSARSGHRMAHVKRQLIVFGGFHDNLRDYKYFNDVHVFHLETYTWQKIELSGNPPFPRSGCIVLPTPENKILVYGGYSKEKEKKDVDKGHVHNDMFLMTPEKNDQTGLKWKWVSVKQTGAKPSPRCSASAILVQPNLAYMFGGVFDEEDNEEELHGTFYNDLVALDLDKLQWHTVMVTGKKDATARRRRRKVKEDAGEESNGENEEDSDDDIEKSSPEPIPNQSTVIEDGIFTMTVGPTPTGSATQKKDSVQENTFVPCPRINPGLAIKQNVLYMYGGMVEDGDRQYTLNDFYSLDCRKLDEWRTIIKDDLSSQTWFDSSSSSSEDENSDTSDEDENNSNSDRMDVHEN
- the Valrs-m gene encoding valyl-tRNA synthetase, mitochondrial isoform X2, with amino-acid sequence MYLMRLNDCLRNNSYYKYCCNRFSTQSLSDFPPSFNPRNIKHDWHNTWEKNKYFTVTPSEKDALRMLLPPPNITGTLHLGHTLTITVQDILARWYRMKGHPVLWIPGLDHAGIATQMMVEKYLCKTKGMARSEIGREEFLSIVWEWKNQKETGIKSQLKALGASLDWSREYFTMSKDHNNAVIESFVRLNDRNLIYRKKDLVNWCPTLGSTISDVEVEHVFITEKTALEVPGHDKKVTFGVIAYIAYPVKDSEDEIVVATTRPESLFGDVAIAVHPNDERYAKYIGQTVWNSLRETYIPVVADSLVEKDFGTGAVKVTPAHDRTDYAIAKNHGLDIIEVFDEHGKITDAGKQFKGIPRFVAREKVLNELADKGLLRSVCDHKMVVPRCLRSQDIIEYVLKEQWFLKCKDMARKAIDAVKEGHLHIVPATHEQSWYDWLENIRDWCLSRQLWWGHRIPAYSITIGDKVEWIIARTESDARIIAQNTYGSGVKLSQDEDVLDTWFSSAILPFAVLGWPKQTTDFKSYYPLTLMETGHDILFFWVARMAMLGLELTDCLPFNKVLLHGILCDAYGKKMSKTLGNVISPENIINGATVKDLNEQMKESYNSGILSKKEFERMVSGNKKMFPNGIKECGADALRMTLCSHNVKNEKINFDMMECETNKFFCNKIWQASKYIILTTSGKQCQQPECLTVMDRWILSQLSATVEAVNDSFSQRDFHKAIISIKSFLYYRFCDFYLEATKWGFKTENSNVMQSHTYSLRTCLEVSLRLISPITPFFADELYTRLSNKFSEFLPVPSLMEAPYPMPQQFNTWKDDILDQRIQKVIDMILEIRSITAHVSKKMNPEVHIVACDPEDFHFYNEIIHLIKGGSKISNIYTSLKSNHDKEDKNGVYYCSSSQCVLFITAQDPLVLEKVKENIDNKMSQQKASLEA
- the Valrs-m gene encoding valyl-tRNA synthetase, mitochondrial isoform X1 encodes the protein MYLMRLNDCLRNNSYYKYCCNRFSTQSLSDFPPSFNPRNIKHDWHNTWEKNKYFTVTPSEKDALRMLLPPPNITGTLHLGHTLTITVQDILARWYRMKGHPVLWIPGLDHAGIATQMMVEKYLCKTKGMARSEIGREEFLSIVWEWKNQKETGIKSQLKALGASLDWSREYFTMSKDHNNAVIESFVRLNDRNLIYRKKDLVNWCPTLGSTISDVEVEHVFITEKTALEVPGHDKKVTFGVIAYIAYPVKDSEDEIVVATTRPESLFGDVAIAVHPNDERYAKYIGQTVWNSLRETYIPVVADSLVEKDFGTGAVKVTPAHDRTDYAIAKNHGLDIIEVFDEHGKITDAGKQFKGIPRFVAREKVLNELADKGLLRSVCDHKMVVPRCLRSQDIIEYVLKEQWFLKCKDMARKAIDAVKEGHLHIVPATHEQSWYDWLENIRDWCLSRQLWWGHRIPAYSITIGDKVEWIIARTESDARIIAQNTYGSGVKLSQDEDVLDTWFSSAILPFAVLGWPKQTTDFKSYYPLTLMETGHDILFFWVARMAMLGLELTDCLPFNKVLLHGILCDAYGKKMSKTLGNVISPENIINGATVKDLNEQMKESYNSGILSKKEFERMVSGNKKMFPNGIKECGADALRMTLCSHNVKNEKINFDMMECETNKFFCNKIWQASKYIILTTSGKQCQQPECLTVMDRWILSQLSATVEAVNDSFSQRDFHKAIISIKSFLYYRFCDFYLEATKWGFKTENSNVMQSHTYSLRTCLEVSLRLISPITPFFADELYTRLSNKFSEFLPVPSLMEAPYPMPQQFNTWKDDILDQRIQKVIDMILEIRSITAHVSKKMNPEVHIVACDPEDFHFYNEIIHLIKGGSKISNIYTSLKSNHDKEDKNGVYYCSSSQCVLFITAQVKLLYLYVMSFVICTTVCIYIRLFPGSFGFGESERKYR